One Deltaproteobacteria bacterium CG11_big_fil_rev_8_21_14_0_20_42_23 genomic window, GATAAACCTTGTTCGTCCAAAGCTTTTTTCGCAATGCGGTTTTTGATTACTTTCAACTTCGATCCGCCTTTGCGGAGCTCGGAGCGAACTTCATTCATCTCTTCTACTTTAAGCCCTCTGTAGCTTGTGAAAACTAAAGCTTTTGCAGCGGCAAAGCTTGTGGAGAGGTTTTTCATTTCGATTTCTTTTTGTGTTCTATTCATGATGAACCTCCTCAAACGCCAAAGGATGCAGGATCAACTTGCACCCCAGGGGTCATTGTTGCTGAAAGAGAAATTTTTCTTAGGTATACTCCTTTTGCTGCAGCGGGTTTTGCTTTTACCACGGCATCTAAAAGAGTTTGAAGATTTTCTTTGAGCTTTTCATTTCCAAAAGATCTTTTTCCAACAGGCGCATGCACCACAGCAGCTTTGTCGATTCTAAATTCAACTTTGCCGCCTTTGGTTTCCTTTACCGCCTTTGCAAGATCATTGGTAACCGTTCCAAGTTTTGGATTTGGCATCATTCCACGAGGCCCCAAAACTTTACCAAGTTTTCCAACCGTAACCATCATATCGGGAGTTGCAATGGTTTTGTCGAATTCCATCCAACCGGCTTGGATTTTTTGAGCAAGCTCTTCGCCACCAACAACATCGGCACCAGCGTCTTCGGCTTCTTTTGCTTTTTCGCCAATAGCAAAAACAGCTACACGAACTGTTTTTCCAATTCCGTGTGGAAGGCTAATAGCGCCTCTTACCATTTGGTCTGTTTGTTTTGCATC contains:
- a CDS encoding 50S ribosomal protein L1, which produces MAGKRYKKDRELVDSEKLYSLDEALDVLASFSKVKFDEAVDVAINLDVDAKQTDQMVRGAISLPHGIGKTVRVAVFAIGEKAKEAEDAGADVVGGEELAQKIQAGWMEFDKTIATPDMMVTVGKLGKVLGPRGMMPNPKLGTVTNDLAKAVKETKGGKVEFRIDKAAVVHAPVGKRSFGNEKLKENLQTLLDAVVKAKPAAAKGVYLRKISLSATMTPGVQVDPASFGV